The proteins below come from a single Alnus glutinosa chromosome 9, dhAlnGlut1.1, whole genome shotgun sequence genomic window:
- the LOC133877476 gene encoding phosphoinositide phospholipase C 4-like, whose protein sequence is MGTYRMCVCFTRRFKVTEAEPPADVKRTFKKYAEGGTHMTPEQLRRFLVEVQGEGGASISDAERTVEQVLQKRHHMGKFPRKRTLTIDDFHHYLFSAELNPPIGDKVYQDMTAPSSHYFIYTGHNSYLTGNQLNSDCSILPIINALKRGVRVVELDMWPNNDTKDGVHVYHGWTLTTPVELIECLKSIREHAFSASPYPVIITLEDHLTPDLQAKVAQMITQTFEDMLFHPESEGLKVVPSPEELMYRIIISTKPPKEYLTAKSKKGNRDNSLKEKDFDEDDDHMSDSDSSEPDQDDEDKEEFDHESHPPVACTYKSLIAIHAGKPKGGLKEELKVEADKVRRLSLSEQALEKAVLSHGMEVVRFTQRNFLRIYPKGTRFNSSNYNPLIGWAHGAQMVAFNMQGHGKHLWLMHGMFRSNGGCGYVKKPDLLMNMGPNSQVFDPKANLEVKKTLKVKVYMGDGWNLDFSQTHFDKFSPPDFYTRVGIAGVPADNIMKETKKIEDDWTPVWDEEFTFPLTVPELALLRVEVYEYDMSAGKGDFGGQTCLPVWELRRGIHAVPLFDRKGEKYNSVKLLLRFEFV, encoded by the exons ATGGGGACGTATAGGATGTGCGTGTGCTTTACGAGGAGGTTTAAGGTCACGGAGGCGGAGCCACCGGCGGACGTGAAGCGAACGTTTAAGAAGTACGCGGAGGGTGGCACCCACATGACGCCGGAGCAGTTGCGAAGGTTCTTGGTGGAGGTTCAGGGTGAGGGCGGCGCGTCGATCTCAGATGCGGAGCGGACTGTGGAGCAGGTCTTGCAGAAGCGGCACCATATGGGCAAGTTCCCCAGGAAACGTACTCTCACCATTGATGACTTTCACCATTACTTGTTCTCTGCGGAGCTCAATCCGCCTATCGGAGATAAG GTTTACCAGGATATGACAGCTCCATCGTCTCATTATTTCATCTATACCGGTCATAATTCATACCTGACTGGTAACCAACTCAATAGTGACTGCAGTATTCTCCCAATTATAAATGCACTGAAGAGAGGTGTAAGAGTGGTGGAGCTTGATATGTGGCCAAATAACGACACAAAAGATGGTGTTCATGTTTATCATGGATG GACACTGACAACCCCAGTGGAACTTATTGAATGCTTAAAATCCATTAGAGAGCATGCCTTTTCTGCATCACCATACCCTGTCATAATAACTCTTGAAGACCACCTTACCCCAGATCTCCAGGCTAAAGTAGCCCAG atgATCACTCAAACATTTGAAGATATGTTGTTTCATCCTGAATCTGAAGGTTTAAAAGTGGTCCCTTCACCAGAAGAATTGATGTATCGGATTATTATTTCCACCAAACCTCCAAAGGAATACCTTACAGCTAAAAGTAAGAAGGGAAACAGAGATAATTCACTGAAGGAAAAGGATTTTGATGAAGACGATGATCATATG AGTGATAGTGATTCAAGTGAACCCGATCAAGATGATGAGGATAAGGAAGAATTTGATCATGAATCACATCCACCAGTTGCATGTACATACAAGAGTCTAATTGCCATTCATGCTGGAAAACCCAAGGGTGGTCTAAAGGAGGAATTAAAAGTTGAGGCTGACAAAGTTAGACGTCTTAGCTTGAGTGAACAAGCACTTGAAAAGGCTGTTTTATCTCATGGAATGGAAGTTGTAAG ATTTACACAGAGAAATTTCTTGAGGATTTACCCCAAGGGCACTCGATTTAACTCCTCCAACTACAACCCCCTAATTGGTTGGGCGCATGGAGCTCAAATGGTTGCATTTAATATGCAG GGACATGGTAAACATCTTTGGTTAATGCATGGGATGTTTAGATCCAACGGGGGTTGTGGTTATGTGAAAAAGCCTGATCTTCTAATGAATATGGGTCCAAATAGTCAGGTGTTTGATCCTAAAGCAAATTTGGAAGTAAAGAAGACCTTAAAG GTGAAAGTGTATATGGGAGATGGATGGAATTTGGATTTTAGTCAAACACACTTTGATAAGTTTTCGCCGCCAGATTTTTACACCAGG GTTGGCATAGCAGGAGTGCCAGCTGATAACATAATGaaggaaacaaagaaaatagagGATGACTGGACTCCTGTTTGGGATGAAGAGTTTACATTTCCATTGACTGTTCCTGAACTGGCTTTGCTTCGAGTTGAAGTGTACGAGTACGACATGTCCGCCGGGAAGGGCGATTTCGGTGGCCAAACTTGTTTGCCAGTTTGGGAATTGCGGCGAGGAATCCATGCAGTTCCCCTTTTTGATCGTAAAGGAGAGAAGTACAACTCTGTAAAGCTTCTTTTGCGATTTGAGTTTGTCTGA